The following are encoded in a window of Plasmodium vivax chromosome 10, whole genome shotgun sequence genomic DNA:
- a CDS encoding hypothetical protein (encoded by transcript PVX_098005A), producing the protein MQNDFNVPPSGPFLMTMIGPQLIIFPPEKDKACGVSFRFGTFPCRVANSHEAASATPGTHLCVNFPCAFFCPFFYPFFCPFFYPFFYPFFLSIFLAHFPCPFSWPISPPQAAHQCMCSLPHARRHFVGPPLHTLCSGRTE; encoded by the exons ATGCAAAATGATTTTAATGTCCCCCCGAGTGGACCCTTTCTCATGACGATG ATTGGCCCccaattaattattttcccgCCCGAGAAGGACAAAGCATGTGGGGTCTCCTTTCGTTTTGGTACGTTCCCCTGCAGGGTGGCCAACAGTCATGAGGCAGCTTCTGCCACTCCTGGCACCCACTTGTGTGTGAATTTTccttgtgcatttttttgcccatttttttacccatttttttgcccatttttttacccatttttttacccatttttctTGTCCATTTTTCTTGCCCATTTTCCTTGCCCATTTTCCTGGCccatttctcccccccaagCTGCACACCAGTGCATGTGTAGCCTACCCCACGCGCGGAGACATTTCGTGGGGCCCCCTTTGCACACGCTGTGCAGTGGACGGACGGAGTGA
- a CDS encoding ATP-dependent RNA helicase, putative (encoded by transcript PVX_097995A) codes for MSDYYERYRRERNNSIASSSKRKRSDSRYDNHERKKEHHEEGSYKRARPLEDDDEEEASFGRDMQRYRERLREQWGDRVRRERDRDKEREKYYERGHERGYERGYDRGYEREWDHERDRERERPKKPKRKEHHSHSSDEEDEHSDGRSDRGRHRVSGARHPGDASERRVQRERERYEAKESRGERRRPRKRSTSDDRSDEGSSDRRKERGDPRWKQSSERSTFEERHPKEKKKKKKKRDSSSDGGSSTGRDSPKGRESDKRERGSNRGDKNGEAAVPAATATATTTAAADSVEGGAKPDGENESKLSRLERLKRFAERIKKTGSDETSPKAGVKSTKFTLSTPASSAGRKFALDVFAGGMGGEEEEEEEEEEEEKKKKEKLKWKMNGKANGKANGKANGKANGKANGKVTGKTTGKANGKTKKDGATRRGSHSNSPIRRNGGEEPAEEAPPEQSPAGDDKEDPLEAFMRNLERNCPGEEGEAVGPNQTITLEEIYSYDANRHRFEGAKQRGGSPPGAADPSGEVDKAAPQADGKSPQTGGQPPQTDGQPPQSGEEYHRLFVQALRRKAAEEREEEGHEEGDRSSGRSSAQSSGHLSEDSEYNAETNALKKTNKKLLQVNRDQVEYLPIKKNIYVQVSEITNMKESDVDLFRKNNGNIIVRGKNCPRPVQYFYQCGLPSKILPILERKQFKKMFGIQMQTIPALMCGRDVIAIAETGSGKTLSYLFPLIRHVLHQPPLRNNDGPIAIILTPTRELSKQVKSEARPYCQAVNLRILAVYGGSNIGTQLNTLKRGVEILVGTPGRIIDILTISNCKVTNLNRVSFVVLDEADRLLDLGFESQIHNILNNCRKDKQTAMISATFPNYIQNLAKKLLYKPIEIIVGEKGKTNNNIYQFVEVLEGGKKIYRLLKLLGEWSSYGLILIFVNRQLEADLLYLELFKYDYKTLVLHGGQDQADREFTLQTFKEGKNKILIATSVMARGIDIKDIIVVINYECPDHLEDYIHRVGRTGRSNKIGYAYTFVSPEEHAKAYDIYSLIKNNIYYMNKTIDMPRELEELVREFTQSSNYAEVRKKGYKGKGFKFTPNEKSRLQMDKANAKRELGLPNPQNEIKRIELEIQRIKMNDTMDLSLKAKQINELMKTYNFVAHQQKSLKKSADAAQEADIEKMAEQEATKATEHIKDEAERQQLFNKVKQEVKKKLMDSKLQSNSRTENIHRNMLLNSMRTRNMKKYSPYIPNTYITEDNCILQEFYINDYPQHVRLKICNREVLSRVAEMSGSRCQIKGQYSNPTQPNKTTFLLDAKPLHIEISASNYNQVQIAHNEFTSLISQLLQNSGMKGHRKGG; via the exons ATGAGTGACTACTACGAGCGCTACAGAAGGGAGAGGAACAACAGCATCGCCAGTAGCAGCAAGCGGAAGAGAAGCGACAGTCGGTATGATAACCatgaaaggaagaaggagcacCACGAGGAGGGCTCCTACAAAAGGGCCAGGCCGCTGGAGGacgacgacgaggaggaagcgaGCTTTGGCAGGGATATGCAGCGCTATAGGGAGCGCCTGCGGGAGCAGTGGGGCGACCGGGTGCGGCGCGAGAGGGATCGAGACAAGGAGCGTGAGAAATATTACGAAAGAGGACACGAACGGGGTTACGAACGGGGATACGATCGAGGTTACGAGCGGGAGTGGGACCATGAGCGGGACCGGGAGCGGGAGCGCCCCAAGAAACCCAAGAGGAAGGAACACCACTCCCACAGCAGCGACGAAGAAGACGAACACTCGGACGGCAGGAGTGACAGAGGCAGGCACCGAGTGAGCGGCGCGAGGCACCCAGGAGACGCCTCCGAAAGGAGGGTGCAGCGCGAGAGGGAAAGATACGAAGCGAAGGAGAGTCGCGGGGAAAGGAGGCGGCCAAGGAAACGCAGCACCAGTGATGACAGGAGCGACGAGGGAAGTAGTGACAGAAGGAAGGAACGGGGAGACCCCCGCTGGAAGCAATCCTCGGAGAGGAGCACTTTTGAGGAAAGGCACCctaaggagaagaagaaaaagaaaaaaaaaagagactCCTCTTCAGacgggggaagcagcacCGGGAGGGATTCGCCCAAGGGGAGGGAAAGTgataaaagggaaaggggaagcaaTAGGGGAgacaaaaatggagaagcggCCGTCCCTGCCGCGACCGCTACCGCTACCACTACCGCTGCGGCTGACTCCGTAGAAGGGGGGGCGAAGCCAGACGGCGAAAACGAGAGCAAGCTCTCCAGGCTGGAGCGACTCAAGCGGTTCGCGGAGAGGATCAAAAAGACGGGCAGTGATGAGACGAGCCCTAAGGCCGGTGTGAAGAGCACCAAGTTTACGCTTAGCACGCCGGCCAGCAGCGCCGGAAGGAAGTTCGCCCTGGACGTGTTTGCGGGAggcatggggggggaagaagaagaagaagaggaggaggaggaggaggagaagaagaagaaggagaagttgAAGTGGAAGATGAATGGGAAGGCGAATGGGAAGGCGAATGGGAAGGCGAATGGGAAGGCGAATGGGAAGGCGAATGGGAAGGTGACGGGCAAGACGACGGGGAAGGCGAATGGAAAGACGAAGAAGGATGGTGCCACCCGTCGAGGCTCGCATTCCAATTCGCCCATCAGGAGAAACGGCGGAGAGGAGCCCGCAGAGGAAGCTCCCCCTGAGCAATCCCCCGCGGGGGACGATAAGGAGGACCCCCTCGAGGCGTTCATGCGAAACCTGGAGCGGAACTGCCCGGGGGAAGAGGGCGAGGCGGTGGGCCCCAACCAGACCATAACGCTGGAGGAGATTTACAGCTACGACGCGAACCGGCACCGGTTCGAGGGGGCCAAGCAGCGGGGGGGCTCTCCCCCCGGCGCGGCCGACCCCTCGGGGGAGGTCGATAAAGCGGCGCCCCAGGCGGATGGGAAGTCTCCTCAAACGGGTGGGCAGCCTCCCCAAACGGATGGGCAGCCACCCCAGAGCGGCGAGGAGTACCACCGACTGTTCGTGCAAGCGCTGAGGAGGAAGGCCGCGGAGGAGAGAGAGGAGGAAGGCCACGAAGAAGGCGATCGAAGCAGCGGGCGAAGCAGCGCGCAGAGCAGCGGGCACCTGAGCGAGGACAGCGAGTACAACGCGGAGACGAACGCACTCAAGAAGACGAACAAGAAGCTGCTGCAGGTGAACCGAGACCAAGTGGAGTACCTGccgataaagaaaaacatctACGTGCAGGTGAGCGAGATAACGAATATGAAGGAGAGTGACGTGGACCTCTTTAGGAAGAACAACGGAAATATAATCGTGAGGGGGAAGAACTGCCCCCGACCAGTACAGTACTTCTATCAGTGCGGACTGCCTTCAAAAATTCTGCCCATTTTGGAGAGGAAGCAATTTAAGAAAATGTTTGGCATTCAGATGCAGACGATCCCCGCGCTGATGTGTGGGAGGGATGTAATCGCCATTGCCGAAACGGGGAGCGGGAAGACCCTATCCTATTTGTTCCCACTCATTAGACACGTCCTTCACCAGCCACCCCTCCGAAATAATGATGGCCCAATCGCCATCATCCTCACGCCAACTAGGGAATTAAGCAAACAAGTGAAGAGCGAAGCGAGGCCCTACTGTCAAGCGGTGAATCTCAGAATCTTGGCCGTCTATGGAGGTTCAAATATAGGTACACAACTGAACACATTAAAGAGAGGAGTAGAAATATTGGTTGGTACCCCAGGACGTATAATCGACATACTAACGATCAGCAATTGCAAGGTGACGAACCTCAATAGAGTCTCCTTCGTCGTTTTGGATGAAGCAGATCGGTTACTAGATCTAGGCTTTGAGTCCCAAATACATAACATCCTTAATAACTGCAGGAAGGATAAGCAGACGGCCATGATTTCGGCCACCTTCCCCAATTACATTCAAAACCTAGCCAAGAAGTTGCTTTACAAGCCCATAGAAATCATTGTGGGGGAGAAAGGCAAAAcgaataataatatttaccAATTTGTGGAAGTCctagagggggggaaaaagatcTATAGACTTCTGAAGCTCCTTGGAGAGTGGTCCTCCTACGGATTGatcctcatttttgtgaacagGCAGTTGGAAGCGGACCTCCTATACCTAGAACTGTTCAAATACGATTACAAAACGTTGGTTTTGCATGGAGGGCAGGATCAAGCCGATAGGGAATTCACTCTGCAAACTTTTaaagaggggaagaacaaGATACTCATTGCCACCTCGGTCATGGCTAGAGGAATCGACATAAAGGACATCATCGTCGTGATTAACTATGAGTGTCCAGATCATCTGGAAGATTACATTCATCGTGTTGGAAGGACGGGAAGATCAAACAAAATTGGGTATGCGTATACGTTTGTCTCCCCTGAGGAACACGCAAAAGCGTATGACATCTACAGCCTCATTAAgaataacatttattatatgaacAAGACGATTGACATGCCGAGGGAGCTGGAGGAACTCGTTCGCGAATTCACCCAGAGCAGCAACTACGCGGAGGTTAGGAAGAAGGGCTACAAGGGCAAGGGGTTCAAGTTCACTCCGAATGAGAAGTCCCGCCTGCAGATGGATAAGGCAAACGCGAAGAGGGAGCTCGGCTTG ccCAACCCGCAAAACGAAATCAAACGAATCGAACTCGAAATACAGAGGATCAAAATGAATGACACCATGGACCTCTCCCTAAAGGCGAAGCAGATAAACGAGCTCATGAAGACATACAACTTCGTGGCGCACCAGCAGAAGAGCCTCAAAAAAAGTGCAGACGCTGCCCAGGAAGCTGATATTGAGAAAATGGCCGAGCAGGAGGCCACCAAGGCGACCGAGCATATAAAGGATGAAGCGGAAAGGCAGCAACTCTTTAACAAAGTTAAGCaggaggtgaagaaaaaactaATGGATAGCAAACTGCAGAGCAACTCTAGAACAGAAAACATCCATCGGAATATGCTTCTTAACTCGATGAGGACTCGGAACATGAAGAAGTACTCTCCTTACATTCCTAACACGTATATTACGGAGGACAACTGCATTTTACAGGAATTCTATATTAATGACTATCCGCAGCATGTGCGTCTGAAGATATGCAACCGGGAGGTGCTCTCGCGCGTTGCGGAAATGTCTGGCTCGAGGTGCCAGATTAAGGGCCAGTACTCCAACCCCACGCAGCCAAACAAGACCACCTTCCTGCTCGACGCCAAGCCGCTGCACATCGAAATATCTGCGTCCAACTACAACCAGGTGCAGATTGCCCACAACGAGTTCACGTCCCTCATCAGCCAGCTGCTGCAGAACAGCGGCATGAAGGGCCACCGCAAGGGGGGATGA
- a CDS encoding single-strand binding protein, putative (encoded by transcript PVX_098000A; Apicoplast targeted protein. Curated by Stuart Ralph, Walter and Eliza Hall Institute of Medical Research, Australia.) has translation MKALLLTSVMYVLCLPAIWGYVGDPKMQKLTVGGVWSRRKTSTRKVNLLKTKLQSDFNYEGKRYYNNRPMTGEKSLNKISLIGRVGCEPDIKILNGGDKVATFSLATNEFWRDRNTNELKSKTDWHRIVVYDQNIVDLVDKFLRKGRRVYIQGSLHTRRWFGNDLTNQPRQITEVVLSYNKGDLIFLDDKRNFISRNASNVQSSESPPSTSEANVANSLGGNSDEGITPPNSHSDGAAEQDDFAHGLEGAAAEGFDSLEDGLGKEEGGIYDKMNTQEFDE, from the coding sequence ATGAAAGCGCTACTGCTAACCAGCGTGATGTACGTCCTGTGCCTGCCAGCCATATGGGGATACGTGGGGGACCCCAAAATGCAGAAGCTGACGGTGGGGGGGGTTTGGAGCCGCCGAAAAACTTCAACGCGCAAGGTGAACCTCCTCAAAACGAAACTGCAAAGCGATTTCAACTACGAGGGTAAGAGGTACTATAACAATAGACCCATGACGGGGGAGAAGTCTCTGAACAAAATTTCGCTCATAGGAAGAGTTGGGTGCGAACCAGATATAAAGATTTTAAATGGAGGAGATAAGGTCGCCACGTTCAGCTTGGCAACGAATGAATTTTGGAGAGACAGAAACACAAACGAATTGAAGTCCAAGACGGACTGGCATCGCATCGTGGTATATGACCAGAACATTGTAGACCTCGTAgataaatttttacgaaaGGGAAGGAGAGTGTACATCCAAGGGTCGCTACACACGAGGAGATGGTTCGGAAATGACCTGACCAATCAGCCGAGACAAATAACCGAAGTGGTGCTGTCCTACAATAAAGGcgatttaatatttttggaTGACAAGCGCAATTTTATTTCGCGAAATGCTTCAAATGTGCAAAGTAGTGAAAGTCCCCCTTCAACTAGCGAAGCAAATGTTGCCAACAGtttggggggaaactccGACGAAGGGATAACTCCGCCGAACAGTCACAGTGATGGTGCTGCGGAACAGGACGACTTTGCACACGGGCTGGAGGGCGCTGCTGCGGAGGGGTTCGATTCGCTGGAGGACGGCCTCGGGAAGGAGGAGGGCGGCATCTACGACAAGATGAACACGCAGGAGTTTGACGAGTGA
- a CDS encoding hypothetical protein, conserved (encoded by transcript PVX_097990A) yields the protein MPSKAGRVRMPPDNRLPVSASLKTSDIWKNSVGYDPYASVEEINKRELKKKEATNEEINEKAKSLFSLARLTGTASATIPGACSLCNHIGHLPYQCRNLISLEKLNFQRDIKEEAEDDLKERRNLGIVSDSGGSSGSSSDDCSSSDGGSSSDSGSSSGGRGSRDSARERRRKEKHKRRRRKREGRSRKEERRSHKGERRRHKEKRRSRKEERQPRKHAKRTGRDKSERRRHSSRDRDKSNVKKEKRKRRTSETDEEGGRAKRHRGRSSSS from the coding sequence ATGCCGAGCAAAGCAGGGAGGGTCAGGATGCCCCCCGACAACAGACTCCCCGTTTCGGCCTCTCTCAAAACGTCGGACATTTGGAAAAACTCAGTTGGGTATGATCCCTATGCGTCCGTCGAGGAGATAAACAAAAGggagctaaaaaaaaaggaagccacGAACGAAGAAATCAATGAGAAGGCGAAGAGTCTGTTCAGCTTGGCCAGACTGACTGGCACTGCTTCCGCCACCATCCCCGGGGCGTGCTCCCTGTGCAACCACATCGGCCACCTGCCCTACCAGTGTAGAAATTTGATAAGCCTGGAGAAGCTGAACTTCCAGAGAGACATAAAGGAGGAGGCGGAGGACGACCTGAAGGAGCGCCGCAACCTCGGCATCGTCAGCGATAGCGGTGGTAGCAGCGGAAGCAGTAGTGATGACTGCAGCAGTAGTGATGGCGGTAGCAGTAGTGATAGCGGGAGCAGTAGTGGCGGGCGAGGCAGCCGGGACTCGGCCAGAgagcggaggaggaaggagaagcacaaGAGGAGGAGGCGCAAGCGAGAGGGGCGGTCCCGCAAAGAGGAGAGGCGGTCTCACAAAGGGGAGAGACGACGCCACAAAGAGAAGAGGCGGTCCCGCAAAGAGGAGAGACAACCCCGCAAGCACGCCAAACGGACGGGGAGGGACAAATCGGAGCGCCGTCGCCACAGCAGCAGGGATCGCGACAAATCAAAcgtgaaaaaggagaagaggaaaaggaggacgAGCGAGACGGACGAGGAAGGTGGGCGGGCAAAGCGGCACAGGGGGAGGAGCTCATCAAGTTAG